The Oncorhynchus masou masou isolate Uvic2021 chromosome 6, UVic_Omas_1.1, whole genome shotgun sequence genome has a window encoding:
- the LOC135542479 gene encoding homeobox protein PKNOX1-like isoform X2, whose amino-acid sequence MMEAQSASLDEYPEVDQVLVQMRVGADAEGDPEQSLTGGNEGGAGSPSAMQPQMPMDTDKQAIYRHPLFPLLALLFEKCEQSTQSSDCVSSASFNVDIENFVRSQKKEGKGFFCDDPDVDNLMVKAIQVLRIHLLELEKVSDLCKDFCSRYIACLRTKMNSETLLSGGETDSPCSPVQIQTSSPLTGTLSPQGIVMSASALQQGNVTLTTVNSAGQVLAGGTVYQPITVVTPQGQVVGQAISPQTIRINNTQLQLQLNQDLSSFFTQEDSSSKSNKRGVLPKSATNIMRTWLFQHIGHPYPTEDEKKQLAIQTNLTLLQVNNWFINARRRILQPMMDSSASDTPKSRKRTPQSRPTQRFWPMANNIASAGVGQEVAMDDDVTMVTMGMSVDELQTLTSDGATLAMQQVMMGGHSEEEEGESEEEEEEEEEEEGGDMAGLE is encoded by the exons ATGATGGAAGCCCAGTCGGCATCTCTAGATGAGTACCCGGAGGTAGATCAG GTCTTGGTGCAGATGCGCGTGGGAGCGGATGCGGAGGGGGATCCGGAGCAGAGTCTGACCGGGGGAAACGAGGGGGGAGCAGGCAGCCCCTCTGCCATGCAGCCCCAGATGCCCATGGACACAGACAAGCAGGCCATCTACAG GCACCCCCTGTTCCCTCTGCTGGCCCTGCTCTTTGAGAAGTGTGAGCAGTCGACTCAGAGCTCGGACTGCGTCAGCTCTGCCAGCTTCAACGTGGACATTGAGAACTTTGTCCGCAGCCAGAAGAAAGAGGGCAAGGGCTTCTTCTGTGACGACCCAGACGTGGACAACCTG ATGGTGAAGGCCATCCAGGTGCTGCGTATACACCTCCTGGAGCTGGAGAAAGTGAGCGACTTGTGTAAGGACTTCTGTAGCCGCTACATCGCCTGCCTGCGCACCAAGATGAACAGTGAGACCCTGCTGAGTGGAGGAGAAACTGACAGCCCCTGTTCCCCTGTCCagatacag acCTCCAGCCCACTCACAGGAACCCTCAGCCCTCAAGGCATTGTGATGTCAGCCTCGGCCCTGCAGCAGGGCAACGTTACCCTGACAACAGTCAATTCTGCTGGCCAAGTGTTAGCAG GTGGTACAGTGTACCAGCCCATCACAGTAGTCACTCCTCAGGGGCAGGTGGTGGGACAAGCTATCTCACCCCAAACAATACGCatcaacaacacacag ctccAGTTGCAGCTCAATCAGGACCTAAGCAGTTTCTTCACCCAGGAGGACAGCTCATCCAAGAGCAACAAGAGGGGGGTCCTGCCCAAATCAGCCACCAACATCATGCGCACCTGGCTCTTCCAACACATAGGG catCCCTATCCCACAGAGGACGAGAAGAAACAGCTCGCCATACAGACCAACCTGACCCTGCTGCAGGTCAACAACTG gttcATTAATGCTAGGAGGCGTATCCTCCAGCCCATGATGGACAGCAGTGCTTCAGACACGCCCAAGAGCAGGAAGAGGACTCCCCAGAGCCGGCCCACCCAGCGTTTCTGGCCCATGGCCAACAACATTGCCTCGGCCGGTGTAGGGCAAGAGGTGGCCATGGACGATGACG TGACCATGGTGACGATGGGCATGAGTGTAGACGAGCTGCAGACGCTGACCTCAGACGGTGCAACACTGGCCATGCAGCAGGTGATGATGGGAGGacacagcgaggaggaggagggcgagagcgaggaggaagaagaggaagaagaggaggaggagggaggtgacaTGGCCGGATTGGAGTGA
- the LOC135542479 gene encoding homeobox protein PKNOX1-like isoform X1 — MMEAQSASLDEYPEVDQVLVQMRVGADAEGDPEQSLTGGNEGGAGSPSAMQPQMPMDTDKQAIYRHPLFPLLALLFEKCEQSTQSSDCVSSASFNVDIENFVRSQKKEGKGFFCDDPDVDNLMVKAIQVLRIHLLELEKVSDLCKDFCSRYIACLRTKMNSETLLSGGETDSPCSPVQIQTSSPLTGTLSPQGIVMSASALQQGNVTLTTVNSAGQVLAGMSPWHTTSTGGTVYQPITVVTPQGQVVGQAISPQTIRINNTQLQLQLNQDLSSFFTQEDSSSKSNKRGVLPKSATNIMRTWLFQHIGHPYPTEDEKKQLAIQTNLTLLQVNNWFINARRRILQPMMDSSASDTPKSRKRTPQSRPTQRFWPMANNIASAGVGQEVAMDDDVTMVTMGMSVDELQTLTSDGATLAMQQVMMGGHSEEEEGESEEEEEEEEEEEGGDMAGLE; from the exons ATGATGGAAGCCCAGTCGGCATCTCTAGATGAGTACCCGGAGGTAGATCAG GTCTTGGTGCAGATGCGCGTGGGAGCGGATGCGGAGGGGGATCCGGAGCAGAGTCTGACCGGGGGAAACGAGGGGGGAGCAGGCAGCCCCTCTGCCATGCAGCCCCAGATGCCCATGGACACAGACAAGCAGGCCATCTACAG GCACCCCCTGTTCCCTCTGCTGGCCCTGCTCTTTGAGAAGTGTGAGCAGTCGACTCAGAGCTCGGACTGCGTCAGCTCTGCCAGCTTCAACGTGGACATTGAGAACTTTGTCCGCAGCCAGAAGAAAGAGGGCAAGGGCTTCTTCTGTGACGACCCAGACGTGGACAACCTG ATGGTGAAGGCCATCCAGGTGCTGCGTATACACCTCCTGGAGCTGGAGAAAGTGAGCGACTTGTGTAAGGACTTCTGTAGCCGCTACATCGCCTGCCTGCGCACCAAGATGAACAGTGAGACCCTGCTGAGTGGAGGAGAAACTGACAGCCCCTGTTCCCCTGTCCagatacag acCTCCAGCCCACTCACAGGAACCCTCAGCCCTCAAGGCATTGTGATGTCAGCCTCGGCCCTGCAGCAGGGCAACGTTACCCTGACAACAGTCAATTCTGCTGGCCAAGTGTTAGCAGGTATGTCTCCGTGGCATACCACCTCTACAG GTGGTACAGTGTACCAGCCCATCACAGTAGTCACTCCTCAGGGGCAGGTGGTGGGACAAGCTATCTCACCCCAAACAATACGCatcaacaacacacag ctccAGTTGCAGCTCAATCAGGACCTAAGCAGTTTCTTCACCCAGGAGGACAGCTCATCCAAGAGCAACAAGAGGGGGGTCCTGCCCAAATCAGCCACCAACATCATGCGCACCTGGCTCTTCCAACACATAGGG catCCCTATCCCACAGAGGACGAGAAGAAACAGCTCGCCATACAGACCAACCTGACCCTGCTGCAGGTCAACAACTG gttcATTAATGCTAGGAGGCGTATCCTCCAGCCCATGATGGACAGCAGTGCTTCAGACACGCCCAAGAGCAGGAAGAGGACTCCCCAGAGCCGGCCCACCCAGCGTTTCTGGCCCATGGCCAACAACATTGCCTCGGCCGGTGTAGGGCAAGAGGTGGCCATGGACGATGACG TGACCATGGTGACGATGGGCATGAGTGTAGACGAGCTGCAGACGCTGACCTCAGACGGTGCAACACTGGCCATGCAGCAGGTGATGATGGGAGGacacagcgaggaggaggagggcgagagcgaggaggaagaagaggaagaagaggaggaggagggaggtgacaTGGCCGGATTGGAGTGA
- the LOC135541669 gene encoding transmembrane protease serine 3-like, translating into MAMPDSDKTAADGLAEEREVSGAEGTDPFRIEVESVSHEDLPTVEIPTTFNVSPLSGQTSGSCSQDLQDPHVPTAPLQEPPAPTPKSQGQLTPTSYLPSMRFIKVRPFMHDDGLVETKTLCSQLLAHWLLLVIVACGLLTLSLALGIGLGVGVSCTGKFHCSTSTLCFARSAQCDGVSDCADGEDELQCVRLSGRSSVLQINSRGVWGTVCSTNWDHTLGYSACKQMGYSSYISSRSLPLSSVESAFQANLVSVNLSHPDRQQTVKIHNTTFLSKTQCSSESVIVLKCLDCGSRPMFRSRIVGGNVSKPGQFPWQASLHYQNRHLCGGSIITPRWIVTAAHCVYGFATKTMLWAVQVGLTDQPINGVLSRSLEKIVYHARYQPKGLNYDIALLKLTEPLTFNGLVEPICLPNYGERFEEGKMCWISGWGATVDGGETSVSMHSAQVPVLSSRDCSGPGVYQGAISPWMVCAGYLEGGKDSCQGDSGGPLACEESSVWKLAGATSWGYGCAGKNNPAMYTLISHALTWIHQQMEKEEALSP; encoded by the exons ATGGCCATGCCTGATAGTGACAAGACTGCTGCTGATGGTTTAGCCGAAGAGAGGGAG GTGTCTGGGGCAGAGGGAACGGACCCGTTCCGTATTGAGGTTGAGTCTGTGAGTCACGAGGACCTGCCAACCGTGGAGATCCCCACCACCTTCAATGTCAGCCCCCTCAGTGGCCAGACCAGCGGCTCCTGCTCTCAGGACCTCCAGGACCCCCATGTACCCACCGCTCCGCTCCAGGAGCCCCCTGCCCCCACCCCAAAGAGCCAGGGCCAGCTCACACCAACCAGCTACCTCCCTTCCATGCGCTTCATCAAGGTCCGGCCCTTCATGCACG ATGACGGCTTGGTGGAGACTAAGACCCTATGCAGCCAGCTCCTGGCACACTGGCTGCTGCTGGTGATTGTTGCGTGTGGTCTACTGACCCTGAGTCTAGCCCTAGGCATTGGGCTTGGAG TGGGAGTCAGCTGCACGGGGAAGTTCCACTGTAGCACATCCACTTTGTGTTTTGCCAGATCTGCGCAGTGTGATGGAGTCAGCGACTGCGCAGATGGGGAGGACGAACTACAATGTG tGCGTCTGAGTGGGAGGAGCTCTGTGCTGCAGATCAACAGTAGGGGTGTATGGGGGACTGTGTGCTCCACCAACTGGGATCACACACTGGGTTATTCGGCCTGCAAACAGATGGGATACTCCAG CTACATCAGTTCCAgatccctgcccctctcctctgtcGAGTCGGCCTTCCAGGCTAACCTGGTATCAGTCAACCTGAGTCATCCAGATCGCCAGCAGACTGTCAAGATCCATAACACCACCTTCCTCAG TAAGACCCAGTGCAGCTCTGAGAGTGTGATCGTACTCAAGTGCCTAG ATTGTGGCTCCAGGCCCATGTTCAGGTCTCGTATTGTGGGAGGGAACGTCTCCAAACCAGGCCAGTTTCCCTGGCAGGCCAGCCTGCACTATCAGAACCGACACCTCTGTGGGGGCTCCATCATCACACCACGCTGGATAGTGACAGCAGCACACTGTGTCTACGG GTTTGCAACAAAAACCATGCTGTGGGCGGTGCAAGTGGGATTGACAGATCAGCCGATCAATGGGGTGCTGTCTCGCTCTTTGGAGAAGATTGTCTACCATGCCCGCTACCAACCAAAGGGCTTAAACTATGACATCGCTCTATTGAAGCTAACAGAGCCTCTTACCTTTAATG GTCTGGTTGAGCCTATCTGCCTGCCGAACTATGGGGAGAGATTTGAGGAGGGGAAGATGTGCTGGATCTCTGGGTGGGGTGCCACAGTGGATGGAG gGGAGACCAGTGTGTCCATGCACTCTGCCCAGGTCCCTGTGCTCTCCAGCAGGGACTGCAGTGGACCGGGAGTGTACCAGGGTGCCATCTCCCCTTGGATGGTCTGTGCAGGCTACCTAGAGGGGGGCAAAGACTCTTGCCAG GGGGATAGCGGAGGCCCTCTGGCCTGTGAGGAGTCATCAGTGTGGAAGCTGGCGGGGGCCACTAGCTGGGGCTATGGCTGTGCTGGGAAGAACAATCCTGCCATGTACACTCTCATCTCACACGCTCTGACCTGGATCCACCAGCAGATGGAG AAAGAAGAGGCACTGAGTCCTTGA